One stretch of Xanthomonas sp. DAR 35659 DNA includes these proteins:
- the rdgB gene encoding RdgB/HAM1 family non-canonical purine NTP pyrophosphatase produces the protein MKLVLASSNAGKLEELHALLADVGVELIAQSTLGVSDADETGLTFVENALLKARHAARITGLPALADDSGICVDALYGAPGLYSARYAGEHGNAQANIDKLLHALRDVPDAQRGAHFYCVLVLLRHAEDPQPLLVEGRWRGRIARARAGNGGHGYDPVFLDPDHGQTAAEMPLALKNRISHRGIALQQLKQRLAELLPATASE, from the coding sequence ATGAAACTGGTCCTGGCCAGCAGCAACGCCGGCAAACTCGAAGAACTGCATGCCCTGCTCGCCGACGTCGGGGTCGAGCTGATCGCGCAATCCACGCTCGGCGTCAGCGATGCCGACGAAACCGGCCTGACCTTCGTGGAGAACGCGCTGCTCAAGGCGCGCCACGCCGCCCGCATCACCGGCCTGCCGGCGCTGGCGGACGACTCCGGCATCTGCGTGGATGCGCTGTACGGCGCGCCCGGCCTGTACTCGGCGCGTTATGCCGGCGAACACGGCAACGCGCAGGCCAACATCGACAAGCTGTTGCACGCGCTGCGCGACGTCCCCGACGCGCAGCGCGGCGCGCACTTCTATTGCGTACTGGTACTGCTGCGGCACGCTGAGGATCCGCAACCGCTGCTGGTGGAAGGCCGCTGGCGCGGCCGCATCGCACGGGCGCGCGCCGGCAACGGCGGACATGGCTACGACCCGGTGTTCCTGGACCCGGACCACGGCCAGACCGCGGCCGAGATGCCGCTGGCGCTGAAGAACCGCATCAGCCATCGCGGCATCGCCCTGCAACAGCTCAAGCAGCGCCTGGCCGAGCTGTTGCCGGCGACAGCCAGCGAATGA
- a CDS encoding VOC family protein, with product MKRRLALTTLVVADYDEAIAWYTGKLGFQLLQDVDQGDKRWVVVGPGDASAAALLLARASDDAQRSRIGDQTGGRVGFFLHTDDFQRDHAAMLAAGVEFLEAPRHEPYATVAVFRDLYGNTWDLLEPTA from the coding sequence ATGAAGCGGCGCCTGGCGCTGACTACCCTGGTGGTGGCCGACTACGACGAAGCGATTGCCTGGTACACCGGCAAGCTGGGATTCCAGTTGCTGCAGGACGTGGACCAGGGCGACAAGCGCTGGGTCGTGGTCGGCCCCGGCGACGCCAGCGCCGCGGCGCTGCTGCTGGCGCGCGCCAGCGACGACGCCCAGCGCAGCCGGATCGGCGACCAGACCGGCGGCCGCGTCGGCTTCTTCCTGCACACCGACGACTTCCAGCGCGACCATGCGGCGATGCTGGCCGCCGGCGTGGAATTCCTGGAAGCGCCGCGCCACGAACCCTATGCCACGGTCGCGGTGTTCCGCGACCTGTACGGCAACACCTGGGACCTGCTGGAGCCCACCGCATGA
- the rph gene encoding ribonuclease PH: MSFSRPSGRTADQLRPVRIERAFTRHAEGSVLVSFGDTRVLCNASVENRVPGFLRGKGEGWVTAEYGMLPRATHSRSDREAARGKQGGRTLEIQRLIGRALRACVDRNALGERTITLDCDVLQADGGTRTAAITGAYVALVDAVNWLQKRGDLKKPVVLGAVAAVSVGVYRGTPVLDLDYAEDSDCDTDMNVVMNDGGGFIELQGTAEGHAFRRDELDALLGLAERGIGELLAVQRAALAQ, from the coding sequence ATGTCCTTTTCCCGTCCCAGCGGCCGCACGGCCGATCAGCTGCGCCCGGTGCGCATCGAACGCGCCTTCACCCGCCATGCCGAAGGCTCGGTGCTGGTCAGCTTCGGCGACACCCGCGTGCTGTGCAACGCCAGCGTCGAGAACCGCGTGCCGGGCTTCCTGCGCGGCAAGGGCGAAGGCTGGGTCACCGCCGAGTACGGCATGCTGCCGCGCGCCACCCATTCGCGATCGGACCGCGAGGCCGCGCGCGGCAAGCAGGGCGGACGCACGCTGGAGATCCAGCGCCTGATCGGCCGCGCGCTGCGCGCCTGCGTGGACCGCAACGCGCTGGGCGAGCGCACCATCACTCTGGACTGCGACGTGCTGCAGGCAGACGGCGGCACCCGCACTGCCGCCATCACCGGCGCCTACGTGGCGCTGGTGGACGCGGTGAACTGGCTGCAGAAGCGCGGCGACCTGAAGAAGCCGGTGGTGCTCGGCGCGGTCGCCGCGGTCTCGGTCGGCGTGTACCGCGGCACCCCGGTGCTGGACTTGGACTACGCCGAGGACAGCGACTGCGACACCGACATGAACGTGGTGATGAACGACGGCGGCGGCTTCATCGAGCTGCAGGGCACCGCCGAAGGCCACGCGTTCCGCCGCGACGAACTGGACGCGCTGCTCGGCCTAGCCGAGCGCGGCATCGGCGAATTGCTGGCCGTGCAGCGCGCGGCGCTGGCGCAATGA
- a CDS encoding YicC/YloC family endoribonuclease has protein sequence MIRSMTAFAGAERITPWGTLGCELRSVNHRFLEVGVRLPEELRALEPQLRERVAARISRGKLDLMLRLRAPDAAQTLAVNEPLVEQLAVLAQRLGARFPQLQVQFADLLQLPGVLQGQAVDAAALQAQALELLDEVLAEFVAAREREGGKLAAAILERVDAVERIAGEVKELIPAIREGQRAKLAARLADLPHPVDPGRAEQELVLWLQKLDVDEELDRLGSHIKEIRRVLRQPEPAGRRLDFLLQEFNREANTLGSKSVDSRTSNAAVELKVLIDQIREQVQNLE, from the coding sequence ATGATCCGCAGCATGACCGCCTTCGCCGGCGCCGAGCGCATCACTCCCTGGGGCACGCTGGGCTGCGAGTTGCGCTCGGTCAACCACCGTTTCCTGGAAGTGGGCGTGCGCCTGCCGGAGGAACTGCGCGCGCTGGAACCGCAATTGCGCGAACGCGTGGCCGCGCGCATCAGCCGCGGCAAGCTGGACCTGATGCTGCGCCTGCGCGCGCCCGACGCGGCGCAGACGCTGGCGGTGAACGAGCCGCTGGTCGAGCAGTTGGCGGTGCTCGCGCAACGGCTCGGCGCGCGCTTCCCGCAATTGCAGGTGCAGTTCGCCGACTTGTTGCAGTTGCCCGGCGTACTGCAGGGGCAGGCGGTCGATGCGGCTGCGCTGCAGGCGCAGGCACTGGAACTGCTGGACGAGGTGCTGGCCGAGTTCGTGGCCGCGCGCGAGCGCGAAGGCGGCAAGCTCGCCGCAGCCATTCTCGAGCGCGTCGATGCGGTGGAGCGCATCGCCGGCGAGGTCAAGGAGCTGATCCCGGCCATCCGCGAGGGGCAGCGCGCCAAGCTGGCCGCGCGCCTGGCCGACCTGCCGCACCCGGTCGATCCCGGCCGCGCCGAGCAGGAACTGGTGCTGTGGTTGCAGAAGCTCGACGTGGACGAGGAACTGGACCGGCTCGGCAGCCACATCAAGGAAATCCGTCGCGTGTTGCGCCAGCCCGAACCGGCGGGCCGGCGCCTGGACTTCCTGCTGCAGGAGTTCAACCGCGAGGCCAACACCCTGGGCTCCAAGTCGGTGGACAGCCGCACCTCCAATGCGGCGGTCGAATTGAAGGTGCTGATCGACCAGATCCGCGAGCAGGTGCAGAACCTGGAGTAG
- a CDS encoding phospholipase effector Tle1 domain-containing protein: MGGKKHDGEAHSPESDGLLSDGVSYYPASVEQLASYPEASKSLGDFKAPLLFEHGNSNQKIFVAAFDGTGNDADKDPAHATNVAMVRSQILAQKNAGNDQVAVGYVPGPGTQDGFIARTTDGARGHTYDARLEQMYQQLMRQASRWRNENPDVRISVADLGFSRGAEQAAGFARLVHERGIQDPAAAQYQRDREGNLVGSPTFNPDIPPIVPPGQVAQAVALFDPVGTGVPVDEKDRRLPPSVISGVQIIAADERRGLFKSTHIIDPGVSEDGRFLGVTVAGAHSDIGGSYHRDGLAIRSGNLMTDYLNSLSDQPFLEKRAEPLEPGRNVVHRSEEGMLLYRLGSKVDRQSEDGYIERLVPKDMVDKVKDAYNAEPVDPALKGRFDYRPVKIGETPPSQPAERLAQQSEIAAPTPALSGKDWALHDALRERMPQQHGGEDRLMQLTLSARQAGIDAESLKGVQEANGKLWVVGQTPGFRAAVDLAQPAPAVQESARGLNEFERTRQQDAEVQSRQQDHAPPQQRMQ; encoded by the coding sequence ATGGGTGGCAAGAAGCATGACGGTGAAGCGCACAGTCCAGAAAGCGACGGTCTCCTAAGCGACGGTGTATCGTATTACCCGGCGAGTGTCGAACAGTTGGCTTCGTATCCTGAGGCGAGTAAGTCACTTGGGGATTTCAAGGCGCCGCTCTTGTTCGAGCACGGTAACTCGAACCAAAAAATCTTCGTCGCTGCATTCGACGGCACCGGGAACGATGCAGACAAGGATCCGGCTCACGCGACGAATGTCGCCATGGTCCGTAGCCAGATTCTTGCTCAGAAGAATGCAGGCAACGACCAAGTCGCGGTCGGGTATGTGCCTGGACCCGGCACGCAAGATGGTTTCATTGCCAGGACAACGGATGGTGCCAGGGGACACACCTACGACGCGCGTTTGGAGCAGATGTATCAGCAGTTGATGAGGCAGGCTAGTCGATGGCGTAACGAGAATCCCGATGTGCGGATCTCCGTAGCCGATCTGGGCTTCAGCCGCGGAGCCGAACAGGCGGCGGGATTCGCGCGTCTGGTCCATGAACGGGGGATCCAAGATCCTGCCGCAGCCCAATACCAGCGCGATCGTGAGGGAAACCTGGTTGGATCACCTACCTTCAACCCCGACATCCCGCCGATCGTGCCGCCGGGCCAGGTCGCGCAGGCGGTGGCCCTGTTCGACCCCGTCGGCACCGGTGTTCCTGTCGACGAGAAAGATCGTCGCCTGCCGCCGTCGGTGATTTCCGGCGTGCAGATCATCGCGGCCGACGAGCGCCGCGGTCTGTTCAAGTCCACCCACATCATCGATCCCGGCGTCAGCGAGGACGGCCGCTTCCTGGGCGTGACGGTGGCCGGGGCGCATTCGGATATCGGCGGCAGCTATCACCGCGATGGCCTGGCCATTCGCAGCGGCAACCTGATGACCGATTACCTCAATTCGCTGAGCGATCAGCCCTTCCTGGAAAAGCGCGCCGAACCGTTGGAGCCGGGCCGCAACGTCGTGCACCGCTCCGAGGAAGGCATGCTGCTCTACCGGCTTGGGAGCAAGGTGGATCGTCAGTCAGAGGACGGCTACATCGAACGTCTGGTGCCCAAGGACATGGTGGACAAGGTCAAGGACGCCTACAACGCCGAACCCGTCGACCCGGCACTGAAGGGGCGCTTCGACTATCGCCCAGTGAAGATCGGGGAAACGCCCCCGAGCCAGCCGGCGGAGCGGCTTGCGCAACAGTCCGAGATCGCCGCGCCCACGCCGGCGTTGAGCGGCAAGGACTGGGCGCTGCACGATGCCCTGCGCGAACGCATGCCGCAGCAACATGGTGGGGAGGATCGCCTGATGCAACTGACCTTGAGCGCACGCCAGGCCGGCATCGACGCCGAGAGTCTGAAAGGGGTGCAGGAGGCCAACGGCAAGCTCTGGGTCGTCGGCCAGACGCCGGGCTTCCGCGCGGCGGTGGATCTGGCGCAGCCAGCGCCGGCGGTCCAGGAGTCGGCGCGCGGGCTCAATGAGTTCGAGCGCACACGTCAGCAGGATGCCGAGGTCCAGTCGCGCCAGCAGGACCATGCGCCGCCGCAACAGCGCATGCAGTAG
- a CDS encoding RNA polymerase sigma factor, which produces MTNGNIDEAEDILSSTILRTANHVLLHRMRVREPRSFFLCALNNEFISRCREHAYERRLRDFHADVYSDLLAPDVDPESGSVESTWSNQDALALVEQTVARLPPEGRELFRLRFREDRSTAEIAAVLNISPTLVRKRVQLLREKLRSALAAAQ; this is translated from the coding sequence TTGACCAACGGCAACATCGACGAGGCGGAAGACATTCTGTCCTCGACCATCCTCAGGACCGCCAATCACGTCTTGCTGCACCGGATGCGGGTGCGCGAGCCACGCTCGTTCTTCCTGTGCGCGCTCAACAACGAATTCATCAGCCGTTGCCGCGAGCACGCCTACGAACGCCGTTTGCGCGATTTCCATGCCGACGTGTACAGCGATCTGCTTGCGCCGGATGTCGATCCGGAAAGCGGCAGCGTCGAGAGCACCTGGTCGAACCAGGATGCGCTGGCGCTGGTGGAGCAGACAGTGGCGCGGCTGCCGCCGGAAGGTCGCGAGTTGTTCCGGCTGCGCTTTCGCGAGGATCGGTCCACGGCGGAGATCGCCGCGGTGCTGAACATCTCGCCGACGCTGGTACGCAAACGTGTCCAATTGCTGCGCGAGAAACTGCGTAGCGCGCTGGCGGCCGCGCAATGA
- a CDS encoding RebB family R body protein encodes MADQNVNAQVTDAVTQTNVKVVAEAPAQAIASLYQVVSHATGLSVQNAVHSQQAMNQITTAIVSKACQLIMEVADGGSKP; translated from the coding sequence ATGGCAGACCAGAACGTCAATGCGCAGGTGACCGATGCAGTGACCCAGACCAACGTCAAGGTGGTGGCCGAAGCGCCGGCACAGGCGATCGCCTCGCTGTATCAGGTGGTCAGCCATGCCACGGGACTGTCGGTGCAGAACGCGGTGCACAGCCAGCAGGCGATGAACCAGATCACCACCGCGATCGTGTCCAAGGCCTGCCAGTTGATCATGGAAGTGGCCGACGGCGGTAGCAAGCCCTAG
- a CDS encoding RebB family R body protein has protein sequence MPEPLTVNPMVTDAVTQSNVKVVGEAPAIAISTLYQTMAHSTGILLQNAVAAQQQQNTLAQAATNQGVMQIYSVDTMSGAGATEKVGQSGVADNLTSLLTVLQAFSGNNGGRG, from the coding sequence ATGCCCGAGCCCTTGACCGTCAATCCGATGGTGACCGATGCCGTCACCCAGTCCAATGTGAAAGTGGTGGGCGAAGCCCCCGCCATCGCCATCAGCACCCTGTACCAGACGATGGCGCATTCGACCGGCATCCTGCTGCAGAACGCGGTGGCCGCGCAGCAGCAGCAGAACACGCTGGCGCAGGCGGCCACCAACCAGGGCGTCATGCAGATCTACAGCGTCGACACCATGTCCGGTGCCGGCGCCACGGAGAAGGTTGGCCAGTCCGGCGTCGCCGACAACCTGACCAGCCTGCTCACCGTGCTGCAGGCGTTCAGCGGCAACAACGGCGGGCGTGGCTGA